In Candidatus Eisenbacteria bacterium, the sequence AGTCGTACCGCGTCCCGGACGCCCCCAGGGCGAGCGTCGCGCCCAAGGGGTAGACGCGAAAGCCCGACTGCGTGTCCGGAAGCTCCTGCCCCGCGAGCAGTCGCATGAGCGAGTCCGCCACCACGTTGCCGAAGCGCGCGAGCGGGCGGATCTCGTGTCCTTCCTTGCGCCGCACGCCGACGACGATGGCATCCGGCTCGGCGCGCGCCGCATCGACGAGCAGCGGGATCTCCTCCGGCAGGTGCTGGCCGTCGGCGTCGAGCGTGAGGGCGTGCGTGAAGCCGCCCTCGACGAGGTGGCGAAAGCCGCGTGCCAGCGCGGCGCCCTTGCCGGCGTTCGGCTCCTGGCGCAGGACGGTCGCGCCCGCCGCACGGGCGACCTCGCCGGTCGCGTCGGTCGACCCGTCGTCCACGACCACGACCGGCGACACGCGCGCCGCCGTTCCGCGCACCACCGCGGCGATCGTCGCCGACGCCTGATAGGCCGGAACGAGCGCCGCGATCCGGATCGCGCTCACGCCGGGGTCGGCGCGGTGGGCGTCCACAGCCAGTCGCGCACGCCGACCCGCACGTAGGTCGCCACCCGGCGCAGGAAGCGCGGCTCGCCGGCGAGCGTCTTCGCGAGGCCCCACAGGACGTCGCGGCGGCCGTAGAACGTCCGGTAGGCGAG encodes:
- a CDS encoding glycosyltransferase family 2 protein, whose amino-acid sequence is MSAIRIAALVPAYQASATIAAVVRGTAARVSPVVVVDDGSTDATGEVARAAGATVLRQEPNAGKGAALARGFRHLVEGGFTHALTLDADGQHLPEEIPLLVDAARAEPDAIVVGVRRKEGHEIRPLARFGNVVADSLMRLLAGQELPDTQSGFRVYPLGATLALGASGTRYDFETEVLFRAARRRMTLVGVPVRVHYPPIAERVSHFRPLVDTLRIIHTIVRILVGLDA